Proteins found in one Megalobrama amblycephala isolate DHTTF-2021 linkage group LG5, ASM1881202v1, whole genome shotgun sequence genomic segment:
- the si:ch211-15d5.11 gene encoding nuclear receptor coactivator 7 isoform X1, which produces MDHRVQRDKCRASYFGNVKNRLGSKLPAGISQPPGFITAQCSGMLGKSVGEECVKGHHQIRNPKLRQYYLKEAAFPVKDPTTKTLESCRNNEHGLPKNKVSTSTATASDLHPRQEQNLNPALDIGVVGTATLVSPSTDAEYDKLTDVEAVPLPDGNVCLLALPSECSQGEGPAAVSCLKLFSRYITDRKGVVSGILLVTSSKIFFDPQKSHPLVQENGCEEYVFSCSVDDVASVSFYTDISHIHFSKTAYRPKSCKSSKSKTHSHKKTCQSALEAIPAPESSISHDLTVTLDAEEEDEVVGETGDMAEAERQLTLESGGMLTAAAATFCCGGPDSVQRGNKEYEHTDKSEQRSDLERQLLGPCTSKSSSGINRSLMFVRIRQKLQHGKKRVFSKTKILSRDAWFTMQQESSDELYAYLSQHRPDLCILEGGEEDEAERDEEDFVLLDEEEQEEEEGSPREGQAGEDWEMVSVEESGPKASVSTEPEGLSNILKQSVVLDAQQVREISRELPPRTIGRTWQLSYSTDKHGASLKTLYRKLSTTDSPVLILIKDHNQQIFGSFLSHPLHPSDAFYGTGETFLFLSHPRFKCFRWTGENSFFIKGDLDSFAIGGGSGHFGLWVDERLFLGRSNPCFTFNNCSLSETNDFTILELEAWTFG; this is translated from the exons ATGGATCACAGAGTTCAGAGAGACAAGTGCAGGGCCAGCTACTTTGGAAATGTTAAGAATAG ACTGGGATCAAAGCTGCCGGCTGGAATTTCACAGCCTCCAGGCTTCATTACTGCCCAATGTTCTGGTATGCTGGGGAAAAGTGTTGGTGAGGAGTGTGTCAAAGGACATCACCAAATCCGAAACCCCAAACTAAGGCAGTACTATCTAAAGG AGGCGGCATTTCCAGTCAAAGATCCAACAACAAAGACTTTGGAGTCATGCAGAAACAATGAACATGGA TTACCCAAGAACAAGGTCTCAACTTCTACGGCGACAGCTTCTGATCTACATCCAAGACAAGAGCAGAACCTCAATCCCGCGCTGGATATTGGTGTTGTGGGAACTGCGACTCTTGTGTCCCCTTCCACAGATGCGGAATATGACAAACTGACG GATGTGGAGGCAGTTCCTTTACCTGATGGAAATGTGTGTCTATTGGCTCTTCCATCTGAATGCTCTCAGGGGGAGGGGCCAGCTGCAGTGTCTTGCCTCAAACTGTTCTCCCGTTACATAACAGACAGAAAG GGTGTGGTCTCTGGAATATTGCTGGTGACGTCCAGTAAGATCTTCTTTGACCCTCAGAAGTCTCACCCACTTGTTCAGGAGAATGGCTGTGAAGAATATGTATTCTCCTGCTCTGTGGATGATGTCGCCTCAGTGTCCTTCTACACAGATATCTCTCACATTCACTTCAGCAAGACCGCATACAG ACCTAAAAGTTGTAAGTCATCAAAGAGCAAAACACACAGCCACAAGAAAACCTGCCAGTCAGCATTAGAGGCCATTCCTGCTCCTGAGTCCTCCATTTCACATGATCTGACAGTGACTCTGGATGCTGAAGAAGAGGATGAGGTAGTTGGAGAGACTGGGGACATGGCCGAAGCTGAGAGGCAGCTGACTTTGGAGTCTGGGGGAATGCTAacagctgctgctgctacttTCTGTTGTGGAGGACCAGACAGTGTTCAGAGAGGAAACAAAGAATATGAACACACAGACAAATCCGAACAGCGATCAGATTTGGAAAGGCAGCTTTTAG GTCCTTGCACTTCTAAATCTAGTAGTGGAATAAACAGATCTCTGATGTTTGTGAGAATTCGACAAAAACTGCAGCATGGGAAGAAAAGGGTTTTCTCTAAAACTAAAATTCTTTCCAGAGACGCCTGGTTCACCATGCAGCAGGAAAG CTCAGACGAGCTGTACGCTTACCTGAGCCAGCATCGACCAGACCTGTGCATCCTGGAGGGAGGTGAGGAGGACGAAGCAGAGCGTGATGAAGAGGATTTTGTGCTTCTCGATGAGGAGgagcaggaggaggaggaggggtcTCCACGAGAAGGCCAGGCCGGGGAGGACTGGGAG ATGGTGTCAGTGGAGGAGAGTGGGCCGAAAGCTTCTGTCTCTACTGAACCAGAAGGTTTGAGTAACATACTGAAACAGAGTGTCGTACTGGATGCCCAACAAGTTAGAGAG ATCTCAAGAGAGCTGCCTCCACGTACGATCGGACGCACGTGGCAGCTGTCCTACAGCACGGACAAACATGGGGCAAGTCTCAAGACTCTTTACAGAAAGCTCAGCACTACCGACTCACCTGTGCTGATTCTCATCAAGGACCACAACCAGCAG ATTTTTGGAAGCTTTCTCTCACACCCTCTACATCCTAGTGATGCATTTTATGGCACTGGAGAGACATTCCTGTTCCTGTCTCACCCACGCTTTAAA tGTTTCCGATGGACTGGAGAAAACTCTTTTTTCATCAAAGGGGATTTGGACTCTTTTGCCATTGGAGGAGGAAG TGGTCACTTTGGTCTATGGGTGGATGAGAGGTTGTTCTTGGGCAGAAGCAACCCCTGTTTCACCTTTAATAACTGCAGCCTGTCCGAGACAAACGACTTCACTATTTTGGAGTTGGAAGCCTGGACATTCGGCTGA
- the LOC125268697 gene encoding uncharacterized protein LOC125268697, giving the protein MNNFEKIVADKVRQHRYLYDPKMRDHADIQMIKDAWKEIAVATGKDEVDCRKAWKNLRDKFVRIKKRVYTRNIESSPYTIMTELGWLCQFVKHRERGPNVKDIYKVVSVEEQMKTNSFPTSPASGTSETATSGNPSSPLSLMPSSPHLPTLPPCPSPKRSPSPCSISAYPVPSISSCSNASPSSTDIMPKRMSTTEEALLKILEQLDWERERAMQQDTEDFRFAAVIADMLSKIDPQQKPEVKFKIHQVLYEAVLKTKT; this is encoded by the exons ATGAATAACTTCGAGAAAATAGTGGCGGACAAAGTCCGTCAACACAGGTACCTCTATGATCCGAAGATGCGCGATCATGCtgacattcaaatgattaaaGATGCATGGAAAGAGATCGCCGTCGCCACGGGAAAAGACGAGGTAGATTGTCGTAAAGCGTGGAAAAATTTAAGAGACAAGTTTGTGAGGATCAAGAAGAGGGTCTACACAAGAAACATTGAGTCAAGTCCATACACGATCATGACAGAGCTGGGATGGTTATGCCAATTTGTTAAACATCGGGAAAGAGGCCCAAATGTAAAG GATATATATAAAGTGGTCTCCGTTGAAGAACAAATGAAGACAAACAGCTTCCCAACCTCTCCGGCATCAGGAACATCAGAGACTGCAACTTCTGGCAACCCTTCTTCACCCCTGTCCCTCATGCCATCATCGCCACATCTCCCCACTCTTCCACCCTGTCCGTCACCCAAACGCAGCCCCTCGCCCTGTTCAATTTCAGCTTATCCTGTCCCAAGCATCTCATCCTGTTCCAATGCCTCACCATCTTCTACTGACATAATGCCTAAGAGAATGTCTACCACTGAAGAAGCCTTACTGAAGATACTGGAGCAGCTGGACTGGGAGAGGGAGAGGGCCATGCAGCAGGACACTGAAGATTTCAGATTTGCTGCTGTCATTGCTGACATGTTGTCAAAAATTGATCCTCAGCAGAAGCCTGAGGTTAAATTCAAGATCCATCAAGTCCTCTATGAAGCTGTGCTAAAAACCAAAACATAG
- the si:ch211-15d5.11 gene encoding nuclear receptor coactivator 7 isoform X2 — protein MDHRVQRDKCRASYFGNVKNRLGSKLPAGISQPPGFITAQCSGMLGKSVGEECVKGHHQIRNPKLRQYYLKEAAFPVKDPTTKTLESCRNNEHGLPKNKVSTSTATASDLHPRQEQNLNPALDIGVVGTATLVSPSTDAEYDKLTDVEAVPLPDGNVCLLALPSECSQGEGPAAVSCLKLFSRYITDRKGVVSGILLVTSSKIFFDPQKSHPLVQENGCEEYVFSCSVDDVASVSFYTDISHIHFSKTAYRPKSCKSSKSKTHSHKKTCQSALEAIPAPESSISHDLTVTLDAEEEDEVVGETGDMAEAERQLTLESGGMLTAAAATFCCGGPDSVQRGNKEYEHTDKSEQRSDLERQLLGPCTSKSSSGINRSLMFVRIRQKLQHGKKRVFSKTKILSRDAWFTMQQESSDELYAYLSQHRPDLCILEGGEEDEAERDEEDFVLLDEEEQEEEEGSPREGQAGEDWEMVSVEESGPKASVSTEPEGLSNILKQSVVLDAQQVREIFGSFLSHPLHPSDAFYGTGETFLFLSHPRFKCFRWTGENSFFIKGDLDSFAIGGGSGHFGLWVDERLFLGRSNPCFTFNNCSLSETNDFTILELEAWTFG, from the exons ATGGATCACAGAGTTCAGAGAGACAAGTGCAGGGCCAGCTACTTTGGAAATGTTAAGAATAG ACTGGGATCAAAGCTGCCGGCTGGAATTTCACAGCCTCCAGGCTTCATTACTGCCCAATGTTCTGGTATGCTGGGGAAAAGTGTTGGTGAGGAGTGTGTCAAAGGACATCACCAAATCCGAAACCCCAAACTAAGGCAGTACTATCTAAAGG AGGCGGCATTTCCAGTCAAAGATCCAACAACAAAGACTTTGGAGTCATGCAGAAACAATGAACATGGA TTACCCAAGAACAAGGTCTCAACTTCTACGGCGACAGCTTCTGATCTACATCCAAGACAAGAGCAGAACCTCAATCCCGCGCTGGATATTGGTGTTGTGGGAACTGCGACTCTTGTGTCCCCTTCCACAGATGCGGAATATGACAAACTGACG GATGTGGAGGCAGTTCCTTTACCTGATGGAAATGTGTGTCTATTGGCTCTTCCATCTGAATGCTCTCAGGGGGAGGGGCCAGCTGCAGTGTCTTGCCTCAAACTGTTCTCCCGTTACATAACAGACAGAAAG GGTGTGGTCTCTGGAATATTGCTGGTGACGTCCAGTAAGATCTTCTTTGACCCTCAGAAGTCTCACCCACTTGTTCAGGAGAATGGCTGTGAAGAATATGTATTCTCCTGCTCTGTGGATGATGTCGCCTCAGTGTCCTTCTACACAGATATCTCTCACATTCACTTCAGCAAGACCGCATACAG ACCTAAAAGTTGTAAGTCATCAAAGAGCAAAACACACAGCCACAAGAAAACCTGCCAGTCAGCATTAGAGGCCATTCCTGCTCCTGAGTCCTCCATTTCACATGATCTGACAGTGACTCTGGATGCTGAAGAAGAGGATGAGGTAGTTGGAGAGACTGGGGACATGGCCGAAGCTGAGAGGCAGCTGACTTTGGAGTCTGGGGGAATGCTAacagctgctgctgctacttTCTGTTGTGGAGGACCAGACAGTGTTCAGAGAGGAAACAAAGAATATGAACACACAGACAAATCCGAACAGCGATCAGATTTGGAAAGGCAGCTTTTAG GTCCTTGCACTTCTAAATCTAGTAGTGGAATAAACAGATCTCTGATGTTTGTGAGAATTCGACAAAAACTGCAGCATGGGAAGAAAAGGGTTTTCTCTAAAACTAAAATTCTTTCCAGAGACGCCTGGTTCACCATGCAGCAGGAAAG CTCAGACGAGCTGTACGCTTACCTGAGCCAGCATCGACCAGACCTGTGCATCCTGGAGGGAGGTGAGGAGGACGAAGCAGAGCGTGATGAAGAGGATTTTGTGCTTCTCGATGAGGAGgagcaggaggaggaggaggggtcTCCACGAGAAGGCCAGGCCGGGGAGGACTGGGAG ATGGTGTCAGTGGAGGAGAGTGGGCCGAAAGCTTCTGTCTCTACTGAACCAGAAGGTTTGAGTAACATACTGAAACAGAGTGTCGTACTGGATGCCCAACAAGTTAGAGAG ATTTTTGGAAGCTTTCTCTCACACCCTCTACATCCTAGTGATGCATTTTATGGCACTGGAGAGACATTCCTGTTCCTGTCTCACCCACGCTTTAAA tGTTTCCGATGGACTGGAGAAAACTCTTTTTTCATCAAAGGGGATTTGGACTCTTTTGCCATTGGAGGAGGAAG TGGTCACTTTGGTCTATGGGTGGATGAGAGGTTGTTCTTGGGCAGAAGCAACCCCTGTTTCACCTTTAATAACTGCAGCCTGTCCGAGACAAACGACTTCACTATTTTGGAGTTGGAAGCCTGGACATTCGGCTGA